Proteins found in one Mangifera indica cultivar Alphonso chromosome 15, CATAS_Mindica_2.1, whole genome shotgun sequence genomic segment:
- the LOC123197366 gene encoding protein LONGIFOLIA 2-like — MSAKLLHSISDENPDLQKQIGCMNGIFQLFHHRHFLSSRRIHQNQKRLPPGQKDNNGAKSKTVPQPTTDKHVKRDMKEKQRISTESSRTSFSSSSCSSSFSSVDCNKQSQTEPSSHGQSNLAATPVRDSPIYQPKDPLWLSQQPIDIRNIVKDSMYREARGISIRTPTKENAGGQILKYMDSPRPLQQPKPAKSRFLGVNEEFRVPDKLKEAPRKSNEQKDGFAVKDAHRFSYDSRESREAFKSTIKLKELPRLSLDSRERSMRGSAAEMKSNYLLGDLQRGHGNSHNILNQQQELGCYNRPSSVVAKLMGLEACSDPVSTDGNQPGHRKTASYGECDSFSRISRTADSNKQNRIGGSPRNSMKEPVSPKMKNADSVKKSIASCKVPIEPAPWRQFDGSKGHAPALKTQETQTNALNSSFSVYGDIEKRLAQLEFKSGKDLRALKQILEAMQKTKEALESRKEDQTPTFMPRRGNNYSIDQSSRLANSKNQEAINPTSARIKGTGSPRSPKSPIVIMKAAKCTEKNSNSASSAILPEDLLGFQRFRPGKSSESRTESVDKQSAKDLTPRTTHQRDPRGQQLHLINKNSSAKTLRSAQTSKNSLLTAGKGKSRVSSEFMNTRLPEKKLGLERQSRSTISSDFSKTRRQPKESGSPHRRSRLQSSYVLQSDDQMSDISSDARDLSHQGDASSLQSESNISTASHVDIEVTSIDRTDKIHDGFFEQQGHKDPAPRYIEDKSMPEPAKTGLEQPSPVSVLDATFYRDEPPSPVKKISHSFRDIEAVNSDEAEWNRPNLNYLSHCRKPSFSSEDYREVKNTKHLVPNLMHIIPTHEKSIMDEIAPIHDSTNPDHRYISEILLVSGLLRDFEASLMTIQLHPSGHLINPNLFHVLEQAEGSTRFLDDEYKGMKVVHSEFTPEKSRRKLVFDAVNEILVQKLVLVHSSKQWFSASKATKVSQRLQLLRDLCSEVDCLQIKQSNYSLDDEYDSLRQDLMHGSMNRAGYQSEISWIVLDVERLIFKDLISEIVQHEKTGPQGQPGRHCRQLFSK, encoded by the exons ATGTCTGCAAAGCTTCTTCATTCAAtatcagatgaaaatccagATCTGCAGAAACAGATTGGATGCATGAATGGCATCTTTCAGCTCTTTCACCACCGCCATTTCCTGAGCAGCCGGCGCATTCACCAGAACCAGAAAAGGCTTCCACCAG GTCAAAAAGATAACAATGGAGCAAAGTCTAAAACTGTACCACAGCCAACAACA GACAAACATGTCAAGAGGGACatgaaagagaaacaaagaatCTCGACTGAATCGTCCAGAACGTCATTTTCATCTTCCTCTTGTTCATCCAGTTTCTCATCTGTAGACTGCAATAAACAATCTCAGACAGAACCATCTTCACATGGCCAATCAAATCTAGCAGCAACTCCTGTTCGGGACTCACCCATATACCAACCAAAGGATCCTTTGTGGTTAAGCCAGCAACCTATTGATATCCGAAATATTGTGAAAGATTCTATGTACAGAGAAGCTCGCGGGATATCAATTAGAACTCCGACCAAAGAGAATGCTGGGGGACAAATCTTGAAATACATGGATTCTCCAAGGCCTTTGCAGCAGCCAAAACCTGCCAAGTCCAGATTTTTGGGTGTTAATGAAGAATTTCGGGTCCCTGACAAGCTGAAAGAAGCACCTAGGAAGTCTAATGAACAGAAGGATGGTTTTGCAGTAAAGGATGCTCATCGGTTCTCTTATGACAGTCGGGAATCACGTGAGGCATTTAAATCGACCATAAAGCTGAAAGAGCTCCCAAGACTGTCACTGGACAGTAGAGAGCGCTCCATGAGGGGTTCCGCTGctgaaatgaaatcaaattatcTCCTAGGTGACCTGCAGAGGGGTCATGGGAACTCTCACAATATTTTGAACCAACAGCAAGAACTTGGATGTTACAATCGACCATCAAGTGTTGTAGCAAAGTTGATGGGATTGGAAGCTTGTTCAGATCCAGTGTCTACTGATGGGAATCAGCCAGGTCATAGGAAAACAGCCTCATATGGTGAATGTGATTCCTTCTCAAGAATATCAAGAACTGCTGATAGCAACAAGCAAAATCGAATAGGTGGATCCCCACGGAATTCTATGAAGGAACCTGTATCACCGAAGATGAAAAATGCTGACTCAGTCAAGAAGTCCATAGCAAGCTGCAAGGTTCCTATAGAGCCTGCTCCATGGAGACAATTTGATGGGAGCAAAGGTCATGCACCAGCTTTAAAGACTCAAGAAACTCAGACTAATGCCCTAAACTCATCTTTTTCAGTTTATGGGGACATTGAGAAAAGGTTGGCACAACTTGAGTTCAAGTCTGGAAAGGACCTCAGAGCTCTTAAACAAATACTTGAAGCGATGCAGAAGACAAAAGAGGCATTAGAAAGCAGAAAAGAAGATCAAACTCCAACATTCATGCCACGAAGAGGCAATAATTATAGTATTGATCAGAGCTCAAGATTGGCAAATTCAAAAAACCAAGAAGCTATTAACCCAACATCTGCCAGAATCAAAGGGACAGGTTCTCCGCGAAGTCCTAAATCCCCAATTGTGATTATGAAAGCAGCTAAATGCACTGAAAAGAACAGTAATTCTGCTTCCTCAGCAATTCTACCTGAGGATTTATTAGGTTTCCAAAGATTCCGCCCTGGTAAATCTTCAGAGAGCAGAACAGAATCCGTTGACAAGCAATCAGCTAAAGATCTAACTCCAAGAACCACTCACCAGAGAGACCCTAGGGGCCAACAACTTCATCTCATAAATAAGAATTCCAGTGCCAAAACTTTGAGATCAGCCCAAACTTCAAAGAATTCTCTACTTACGGCTGGAAAAGGCAAGTCAAGAGTGAGCTCTGAGTTCATGAACACAAGACTGCCAGAAAAGAAACTTGGGTTGGAGAGGCAATCTCGTTCCACAATTTCATCTGATTTCAGCAAGACTAGGAGGCAACCAAAAGAATCAGGTTCTCCACATAGGAGATCTAGATTGCAATCTTCATATGTGCTGCAAAGTGATGACCAAATGAGCGACATCAGTAGTGATGCAAGAGATTTAAGCCACCAAGGTGATGCTAGTTCTCTCCAATCTGAAAGCAATATTAGCACAGCCTCACATGTTGACATTGAAGTCACAAGCATTGATAGAACTGATAAGATTCATGATGGCTTCTTCGAGCAACAAGGCCATAAA GATCCAGCACCAAGGTACATCGAAGACAAGTCAATGCCAGAACCTGCAAAAACTGGGCTAGAACAACCAAGTCCTGTCTCTGTTCTTGATGCAACATTCTACAGAGATGAGCCACCTTCTCCAGTGAAAAAGATATCACATTCCTTTAGAG ACATTGAGGCGGTGAATTCTGATGAAGCAGAGTGGAATCGACCAAACCTAAATTATTTATCTCACTGCAGAAAACCCAGTTTCAGCTCCGAGGATTATAGAGAAGTAAAAAACACCAAGCACTTAGTTCCAAATCTTATGCATATAATCCCCACTCATGAGAAATCTATCATGGATGAAATTGCACCCATCCATGACAGCACAAATCCAGATCATAGATACATTTCAGAGATATTGTTAGTATCAGGTCTCCTCAGAGATTTTGAAGCTAGTCTCATGACTATTCAGCTTCATCCATCAGGCCACTTGATCAATCCTAATTTATTCCATGTTCTGGAACAAGCTGAAGGTAGCACCAGGTTTTTAGATGATGAATACAAAGGTATGAAGGTTGTCCATTCAGAATTCACTCCTGAGAAATCTCGAAGGAAACTAGTATTTGATgctgttaatgaaattttagtcCAAAAGTTGGTGTTGGTGCATTCTTCCAAGCAATGGTTCTCAGCAAGTAAGGCTACGAAAGTGTCACAAAGGCTGCAGCTTCTAAGAGATTTGTGTTCAGAGGTAGATTGTCTACAAATTAAACAATCAAACTACAGCTTAGATGATGAGTATGACAGTTTAAGGCAAGATCTTATGCATGGATCAATGAACCGGGCAGGTTACCAGAGTGAAATTTCTTGGATAGTGTTGGATGTTGAGCGGCTGATCTTCAAAGACTTGATAAGTGAGATTGTGCAGCATGAGAAAACTGGTCCGCAAGGTCAGCCTGGTAGGCATTGCAGGCAGCTGTTCTCCAAGTAG
- the LOC123197367 gene encoding transcription initiation factor TFIID subunit 8-like translates to MSDGGGESGSKHEQLRTKRKFGGDDFAQAIAKIAVAQVCERVGFQTFQQSALGTLSEIAVRYVHNIGEAAHFYANLAGRTEVNAFDIFQGLEELGSTQGFSGASDIDHCLTSSGVVRELIQYVNEVQDIPLVYSIPRFPVVKDRKPTSSFLQIGEEPPDEHIPPWLPAFPDPQTYLQLPTQNEKETDSETEKIELGRQQRKMEMSMLNLQQQFSGNGPQGPSLFAHRDNSKDKQAAESNPFLSALLHFEEKEVGSVPIPAKLSKEVASENPVAENRGVFNHISVLQTFSPAIEAMKNKLCNSEEEQEKLLMNQRPAVQFKIGLGKKSLGKPLKLGPQHRDAEMISAWFCKDDEKDEKKRRAGKILKDSMENTQELAQL, encoded by the coding sequence ATGAGCGATGGAGGTGGGGAGAGTGGAAGTAAGCATGAACAACTACGCACAAAGAGAAAATTTGGTGGCGATGACTTTGCCCAAGCAATTGCCAAGATTGCTGTAGCACAGGTATGCGAGAGAGTGGGTTTTCAGACTTTTCAACAGTCTGCTCTTGGAACATTGTCTGAAATTGCTGTGCGATATGTGCATAATATTGGAGAGGCTGCCCATTTCTATGCAAATTTAGCTGGTAGAACTGAGGTTAATGCTTTTGATATCTTTCAAGGATTAGAAGAGTTGGGATCAACACAAGGGTTTTCAGGTGCTTCTGATATTGATCACTGTCTTACTAGTTCAGGTGTAGTTCGGGAGCTTATTCAGTATGTTAATGAAGTTCAGGACATCCCATTGGTGTATTCTATACCACGTTTCCCAGTTGTTAAAGATCGAAAACCAACATCCAGTTTCTTGCAAATTGGAGAGGAGCCTCCTGATGAACACATTCCACCTTGGCTGCCTGCTTTCCCTGATCCCCAAACTTATCTTCAATTGCCCACTCAGAATGAGAAGGAAACTGATTCTGAAACTGAGAAGATTGAGCTGGGAAGGCAGCAGAGAAAGATGGAAATGTCTATGTTGAATTTGCAGCAGCAATTTTCCGGCAATGGACCACAAGGACCTTCCTTATTTGCCCATAGAGACAATTCTAAGGATAAACAGGCAGCAGAAAGTAATCCATTTCTTTCTGCTCTCCTGCATTTTGAGGAGAAGGAAGTAGGTTCTGTGCCTATTCCTGCTAAGCTTTCAAAGGAAGTAGCTTCCGAAAATCCTGTTGCAGAAAACCGTGGGGTGTTTAATCACATTTCAGTGCTGCAGACATTTTCACCAGCTATTGAAGCAATGAAGAATAAGTTGTGTAATTCCGAGGAGGAACAGGAAAAGCTTCTTATGAACCAGAGGCCTGCTGTGCAATTTAAGATTGGACTTGGAAAGAAGTCATTGGGTAAACCACTTAAATTGGGTCCACAGCACAGGGATGCTGAGATGATTTCTGCTTGGTTTTGCAAGGATGATGAGAAGGATGAGAAGAAAAGGCGAGCTGGAAAAATACTGAAGGACTCTATGGAAAACACTCAGGAATTAGCTCAGttgtaa